In Argiope bruennichi chromosome 4, qqArgBrue1.1, whole genome shotgun sequence, a single window of DNA contains:
- the LOC129966060 gene encoding transmembrane channel-like protein 7 — translation MSEKKDASDITEEKESTHDEEDASNTASTKSASSDIPSLVFERDVSNVLQKLEFRETLTKVINVEDRIIDDIGNILHVTSTALASQIKKIAPSLNITDQAVLDAVKDPSDTSVTSKSTSSTVVPQVKVVQFGPVRKISIIPEDRHDETAGLHDQCTEIEIDGKIKKIPVSMNTKRQRRNTLMILPKKIPWYTKLFNTLYALFSTLYEYQLWHEDLKIIEGRFGTSVVSYFLFIRWLLFMNCIILMLNLIFLVLPQSTVPYPEDGKSFINRTFNHSMYQMDDFLDNDFDEMYQENIYSIKNIQLSEINSKAVINKPLVDNSSQIMEIVSYCQKRYRAEKGRMKYTGFLAKIQSILDGRGWLESTLLFIGSYAREGAEFFGLSYNVPLAFLWVFTISFIIYLIMMVRYSSTGIQETFLTRQKAISFANGVFSAWDFCIKTPKAAKLHHDSIFVTLKEQKKKKLQVAGFRTLLVQYLPPITVTGISSISPIVFKFLISFEKYHGLSEVNHLLVRNVFVSLSSVIVLVYTFHREVTCTPKDICGAGKGPDCKTPKCWETHVGQQLYKLNLSQLFVIVASFALFDVPREYFVRNWKNKLSNLIGRATFFLPTEVLVAVYSQTILWLGAFYSPLLPLTKVLECSQPSKVLYKASRFNSTFINILMLSFFSVLVVHFYTLTHIRPSLGCTPFSHYNSMLNALRDAFQFLPFDIVHFFKILLSGWVFVPCSIILCVTIFYYRKYLDFLENMEENLKTELTILGQDKRYILQRIEALVKEI, via the exons atgtCTGAAAAAAAGGATGCTTCAGATATTACTGAAGAGAAAGAATCTACACATGATGAAGAAGATGCTTCAAACACTGCTAGCACAAAAAGTGCTTCAAGTGATATACCAAGTTTGGTTTTTGAAAGAGATGTTTCAAATGTATTGCAAAAGCTTGAATTTAGagaa actcTGACTAAAGTTATAAATGTTGAAGATAGAATAATAGATGATATAGGGAACATTTTGCATGTTACATCTACAGCTCTTGCTTCTCAAATAAAGAAGATAGCTCCATCTTTAAATATTACTGATCAGGCTGTCTTGGATGCAGTAAAAGATCCTTCAGATACTTCAGTGACTAGTAAGAGTACATCATCTACTGTTGTACCACAAGTTAAGGTTGTTCAGTTTGGTCCTGTTAGAAAGATCAGTATAATTCCTGAg GATAGGCATGATGAAACTGCAGGATTGCATGATCAATGTACAGAAATCGAAATTGAtggcaaaataaagaaaattccgGTTTCTATGAATACGAAGCGGCAGCGTAG AAACACTTTAATGATTTTACCTAAAAAAATACCTTGGTatacaaaa ctATTCAATacattatatgctttattttcaaCCCTATATGAATATCAGCTGTGGCATgaggatttgaaaataattgaag GACGATTTGGAACTTCTGTGGtttcatatttcctttttataagaTGGCTTCTGTTTATGAATTGCATTATACtaatgttaaatttgattttcctgGTTCTGCCTCAGAGTACAGTTCCTTATCCAGAAGATGGTAAGAGTTTCATCAATAGGACTTTTAATCACTCGATGTATCAAATGGATGATTTTCTG GATaatgattttgatgaaatgtatcaagaaaatatttattccataaaaaacaTCCAGCTGtctgaaataaattcaaaggCAGTTATAAATAAACCATTGGTTGATAATTCTTCACAAATAATGGAAATAGTTTCATACTGCCAGAAGAGATACAGAGCTGAAAAAGGCAGAATGAAATATACTGGGTTTCTTgcaaaaattcaaagtattttggATGGAAGG GGATGGTTGGAATCAACATTGCTGTTTATAGGATCCTATGCCAGGGAAGGAGCAGAATTCTTTGGTCTTAGTTATAATGTGCCTTTAGCTTTCCTATGGGTGTTcaccatttcatttattatttacttgattATGATGGTTCGata ttcatcAACCGGAATTCAAGAAACATTCCTGACTCGTCAGAAAGCAATCAGTTTTGCAAATGGTGTATTTTCTGCTTGGGATTTTTGCATTAAGACACCGAAAGCTGCAAAACTTCATCATGACAGCATATTTGTTACACTTAAG gaacaaaaaaagaaaaaattgcaagttGCCGGTTTCCGAACTCTGCTAGTTCAATATCTCCCACCTATTACAGTTACAGGCATTTCTTCCATTTCTcctatagtttttaaatttttaatttcctttgaaaaatacCATGGTCTATCTGAAGTCAACCATTTACTTGTCAG aaatgtttttgtatCTCTTTCATCAGTCATAGTCCTAGTTTACACATTTCATAGAGAAGTTACCTGTACACCCAAAGATATATGCGGAGCTGGGAAAGGTCCTGATTGCAAAACCCCAAAA tGCTGGGAAACACATGTTGGTCAGCAATTGTACAAGCTCAATCTTTCTCAATTATTTGTTATTGTGGCATCATTTGCTCTTTTTGATGTACCAAGAGA gtACTTTGttagaaattggaaaaataaactttcaaatctTATTGGACGAGCAACTTTTTTTCTCCCTACCGAAGTTTTGGTTGCAGTTTATTCTCAGACAATTTTATG GCTTGGGGCATTCTATTCTCCTCTACTTCCTCTG ACTAAAGTTCTAGAATGTAGTCAACCATCAAAAGTTCTTTATAAAGCTTCTCGATTTAATTCTaccttcattaatattttgatgctCTCCTTTTTTTCTGTACTAGTGGTACACTTTTACACACTTACACA CATTCGTCCTTCACTTGGATGTACACCTTTTAGTCATTATAATTCAATGCTGAATGCTCTTAGAGATGCCTTTCAATTTTTGCCATTCGACATTGTGCActttttcaaaatccttttaaGTGGATGGGTTTTCGTACCTTGTTCCATTATTTTGTG TGTAACCATTTTCTACTATCGAAAATATCTTGATTTCTTAGAAAACATGGAGGAGAATTTAAAAACAGAGCTTACAATTTTAGGACAAGATAAGAGATATATACTTCAACGAATTGAAGCTTTGGtaaaagaaatctaa